The following coding sequences are from one Ammospiza nelsoni isolate bAmmNel1 chromosome 5, bAmmNel1.pri, whole genome shotgun sequence window:
- the SH3BP1 gene encoding SH3 domain-binding protein 1 has product MMKRQFNRMRQQLSHPSATTRAQEATELLSEDLLQIEQRIEPAKRAAHSVSKRLQACLQGQCGSEMDKRVKKLPLMALSMAMAESFKELDTESSLGKALEMGCCIQSSLAKIVAEFEIDLEHYVLQPLNKLSEEELPTILKRKKTLQKLISDWNTIKSRLNQAAKSSSNSTGAGAGPGASCAATKLEILKEEEEEVKRKVEQCKDEYMADLYHFSTKEDIYASYFIKLLEVQAQYHRQSLESLDSALAELRESHRQTEPSFTTDTPVAGYYGVSLETHLKSLGREIALPIEACVMMLLASGMKEEGLFRLAAGASVLRKLKSSLASGSNALEEFYSDPHAVAGALKSYLRELPQPLMTFELYDEWVKAASLKDIDSRLQSLRDTCGRLPQDSYNNLRYLIKFLAKLAEHQEVNKMTPSNIAIVLGPNLLWSQQSTGDPMQLDLASVSSIQVVVEALIQNVDTLFPGEVDFNVSGMFMPPTNTGLSKAVPEEEPTPATPPASTPTLLDGEATSRDPEARSQPASPGLPGPSPEAAGPPAPVMTDNTTRKGKRPAPARPAVPPPPVAQPRGTAPARAASPKALPRRTAPGRAPAVPPPLPPQPAPRHSRDDAPPARRPSSAEADTAAAGDCVPGTTEEGQPLPAGGSPLATSAPEGQPTEN; this is encoded by the exons ATGATGAAAAGACAGTTCAATCGAATGCGCCAGCAGCtgtcccatcccagtgccaccaccag agcccaaGAAGCAACTGAGCTCCTGTCAGAAGATTTGCTGCAG ATTGAGCAGAGGATTGAGCCAGCCAAGCGAGCAGCTCACAGTGTGTCCAAGAGGCTCCAagcctgcctgcagggacagtgtGGCTCCGAGATGGACAAGCGAGTG aaGAAGCTGCCCTtgatggctctgtccatggcgATGGCTGAGAGCTTCAAGGAACTGGACACAGAATCTAGCCTTGG GAAAGCCCTGGAGATGGGTTGCTGCATACAGAGCTCACTGGCCAAAATCGTGGCTGAGTTCGAGATTGACCTGGAGCACTACGTCCTGCAGCCACTCAACAAGCTCAGTGAG GAGGAGCTCCCCACCATCCTGAAGCGCAAGAAGACCCTCCAGAAGTTGATTTCTGACTGGAACACAATCAAGAGCCG GCTGAACCAAGCTGCCAAGAGTTCCAGTAACAGcactggggctggtgctggcccGGGGGCATCTTGTGCTGCCACCAAACTGGAGATCttgaaggaagaagaggaggaggtgaagaGGAAGGTGGAGCAGTGCAAG GATGAGTACATGGCTGACCTCTACCACTTCTCCACCAAAGAGGACATCTATGCCAGCTACTTCATCAAA CTATTGGAAGTCCAAGCCCAGTACCACCGGCAGTCACTGGAATCTCTGGACTCAGCTCTagcagagctgagggaaagCCACAGACAGACAG aGCCTTCCTTCACAACAGACACGCCAGTGGCAGGGTACTACGGTGTGTCCCTAGAGACACACCTCAAGAGCTTGGGCCGGGAGATTGCGCTTCCCATCGAAGCCTGTGTCATGATGCTGTTGGCTTCCGGCATGAAGGAGGAG GGACTCTTCCGGCTGGCAGCAGGTGCCTCAGTGCTGAGGAAGCTGAAGAGCAGCTTGGCCAGTGGCTCCAATGCCCTGGAGGAGTTTTACTCAGACCCCCATGCTGTGGCTG GTGCACTGAAATCCTACCTGcgggagctgccccagcctttGATGACCTTCGAACTCTATGACGAATGGGTCAAAGCAGCCAG CCTAAAGGACATTGACAGCCGCCTGCAGAGCCTGCGAGACACCTGCGGCCGCCTGCCCCAGGACAGCTACAACAATCTCAG GTATCTGATCAAGTTTTTAGCCAAGCTGGCTGAACACCAGGAGGTGAATAAAATGACCCCCAGCAACATTGCCATTGTGCTGGGCCCAAATCTGCTGTGGTcgcagcagagcacagg AGACCCCATGCAACTGGACTTGGCCTCAGTCTCCTCCATCCAAGTTGTGGTGGAAGCCCTCATCCAGAACGTGGACACTCTCTTCCCTGGAG AGGTAGACTTCAATGTCTCGGGCATGTTCATGCCACCCACAAACACCGGACTTTCCAAGGCTGTCCCAGAGGAAGAGCCAACTCCTGCGACCCCTCCAGCCAGCACCCCCACCCTTTTGGATGGAGAGGC CACCTCCAGGGACCCTGAGGCCAGGTCCCAGCCCGCATCCCCAGGACTGCCCGGGCCATCTCCTGAAGCAGCAGGGCCACCGGCTCCAGTGATGACTGACAACACCACCCGCAAAG GCAAACGCCCAGCTCCGGCCCGGCCCGCAGTGCCCCCGCCGCCCGTGGCGCAGCCCCGGGGCACGGCCCCTGCCCGGGCcgccagccccaaagccctgcCGCGCCGCACCGCGCCCGGCCGGGCCCCCGCCGTGCCGCCGCCACTCCCGCCGCAGCCGGCGCCCCGCCACAGCCGAGACGATGCCCCACCGGCCCGCAGGCCTTCCTCTGCTGAGGCTGACACAGCGGCTGCCGGGGACTGTGTGCCAGGAACCACAGAGGAGGGGCAGCCACTGCCTGCAGGAGGAAGCCCCCTGGCCACATCGGCCCCAGAAGGACAGCCCACAGAGAACTGA
- the PDXP gene encoding chronophin produces the protein MASCRRLSGAGLREVLGPAQGLLFDCDGVLWAGERAVPGAPELLERLRRSGKAALFVSNNSRRSVAELERRFSRLGFGGVRAEHVFSSALCSALFLRQRLLGGGGNGSGAGRVFVLGGEGLRGEVRDAGLRLAGEGEPTAGEPVRAVLVGYDDQFTFAKLAQACGYLRDPQCLLVATDPDPWHPLSDGQRTPGTGSLTAAVETASGRKALVVGKPNTYMFDCIVERFGVDPSRTLMVGDRLETDILFGKNCGLATILTLTGVSRLEEAQAYMASDSAAAKDLVPNYYVDSIADLIPGLDE, from the exons atGGCGAGCTGCCGGCGGCTGAGCGGCGCGGGGCTGCGCGAGGTTCTGGGCCCGGCGCAGGGGCTGCTCTTCGACTGCGACGGCGTCCTGTGGGCGGGCGAGCGCGCCGTGCCCGGCGCCCCCGAGCTGCTGGAGCGGCTGCGGCGCAGCGGCAAGGCCGCCCTTTTCGTCAGCAATAACAGCCGCCGCTCGGTGGCCGAGCTGGAGCGGCGTTTCAGCCGTCTCGGCTTCGGCGGCGTGCGCGCCGAGCACGTCTTCAGCTCCGCGCTCTGCTCCGCGCTCTTCCTCCGCCAGCGCCTCCTCGGCGGCGGCGGGAacgggagcggggccggccgCGTCTTCGTGCTGGGCGGCGAGGGGCTGCGCGGCGAGGTGCGCGACGCCGGGCTGCGCCTGGCGGGCGAGGGCGAGCCGACAGCCGGCGAGCCGGTGCGCGCCGTCCTGGTGGGCTACGACGACCAGTTCACCTTCGCCAAGCTGGCGCAGGCCTGCGGCTACCTGCGCGACCCGCAGTGCCTGCTGGTGGCCACCGACCCCGACCCCTGGCACCCGCTCAGCGACGGCCAGCGCACCCCCG GCACTGGCAGCCTCACCGCCGCAGTGGAGACGGCTTCGGGCCGCAAGGCGCTGGTGGTGGGGAAGCCCAACACGTACATGTTTGATTGCATCGTGGAGCGTTTCGGGGTCGACCCGTCCCGCACGCTCATGGTGGGAGACCGTCTGGAGACAGACATCCTGTTCGGCAAGAACTGCGGCCTGGCCACCATCCTCACCCTGACAGGCGTGTCCCGCCTGGAAGAGGCGCAGGCCTACATGGCCAGCGACAGCGCCGCCGCCAAGGATCTGGTGCCCAACTACTATGTGGACAGTATTGCAGACTTGATACCAGGCCTGGATGAGTAA